A genomic segment from Conger conger chromosome 2, fConCon1.1, whole genome shotgun sequence encodes:
- the LOC133111863 gene encoding galactose-binding lectin l-1-like: MSFKSGMELKIRGVPKPNPVRFTIDVGHAENDVALHFDFRFNYYGERRTIVMNSNEHDCWKEEQREKNFPFEAGQEFEITISFTNEKFYINLHNGKMIEFPNRMGDNHYDYLSMVGDVMVNRIIMK; encoded by the exons ATGTCGTTCAAGTCAGGAATGGAACTGAAGATCAGAGGTGTCCCAAAACCCAATCCGGTTCG tTTCACGATCGATGTGGGCCACGCTGAGAATGATGTTGCGCTGCACTTTGACTTCCGCTTCAATTATTATGGGGAACGCCGTACCATCGTCATGAACTCCAATGAGCATGATTGCTGGAAAGAAGAACAAAGAGAGAAAAACTTCCCCTTCGAGGCAGGGCAGGAGTTTGAG aTCACAATTTCCTTCACCAACGAAAAATTTTACATTAATCTCCATAATGGCAAAATGATCGAGTTCCCCAACCGTATGGGTGATAACCACTATGATTACCTTTCAATGGTTGGAGACGTCATGGTCAACAGgattataatgaaataa
- the LOC133111605 gene encoding 3-mercaptopyruvate sulfurtransferase-like has product MALHNRALIAAKWLADAVKCNRVGPSLRVLDTSWYLPKLKRNARKEFKQKHIPGAAFFDIDQCCDKTSPLDHMLPTERAFADYVGNLGISNDTHVVVYDASEFGCFSSPRVWWMFRVFGHNSVSVLNGGLKNWVHEGHEVTDKYSKPKPADFRATLNGTWVKTYEDILDNTETKRFQIVDARPEGRFHGTDAEPRDNTEPGHIPGSISMPFHCTQAPSGLTLPREELARLFQRAGVDLGRPVCVSCGSGVTACNIALAAHVCGHPGVFVYDGGWSEWYARAVPENVISDGRGKHV; this is encoded by the exons ATGGCGCTTCATAACCGGGCTCTCATTGCAGCAAAGTGGTTAGCCGATGCCGTCAAATGCAATCGGGTAGGACCCAGTCTTCGTGTTCTAGATACCTCTTGGTACCTACCGAAATTAAAGCGCAATGCCAGAAAAGAATTCAAGCAGAAGCACATACCAGGTGCAGCATTTTTCGACATTGACCAGTGCTGTGATAAAACTTCACCGCTTGATCATATGCTCCCTACAGAACGCGCGTTTGCGGATTATGTTGGCAATTTAGGGATTAGTAATGACACGCACGTCGTGGTATACGATGCCAGCGAGTTCGGATGTTTTTCGTCGCCACGAGTGTGGTGGATGTTCAGGGTGTTTGGACAcaactctgtgtctgtgctaaaCGGCGGGTTGAAAAATTGGGTTCACGAAGGCCACGAAGTCACTGACAAATATTCCAAACCAAAACCCGCTGATTTTCGAGCAACTCTCAACGGCACATGGGTGAAGACATACGAGGATATTCTGGACAATACTGAGACAAAACGGTTCCAAATTGTGGATGCCAGACCTGAGGGCAGATTCCACGGGACAGACGCTGAACCCAGAGACA ACACAGAGCCGGGACATATCCCAGGCTCCATCAGCATGCCCTTCCACTGCACCCAGGCGCCCTCTGGCCTGACACTGCCCCGGGAGGAGCTGGCGCGACTGTTCCAGCGGGCCGGGGTGGACCTGGGGCGCCCGGTATGCGTGTCCTGTGGCTCGGGGGTGACCGCCTGTAACATCGCCCTGGCTGCTCACGTTTGTGGCCACCCAGGGGTGTTCGTGTACGACGGAGGCTGGTCCGAGTGGTACGCCAGGGCTGTCCCTGAGAATGTCATCTCGGATGGCCGCGGGAAGCACGTGTGA
- the rps19bp1 gene encoding ribosomal protein S19 binding protein 1, producing MSASIIRRGLELLSDDIKGVPGNKKQKAKKMRSVNQAGGRGDGVMDQISSNRQGVTRQVRRLQGRLGSGKSKATVKDKRIKSAVDEFRKKQKRSQLSKNLRYFMGVAYKAEQSHTQKILVHNEGRQARNRPDRPVRKQKEERSLFTEEQFQQFQKEYFGRTVEDKK from the exons ATGTCGGCGTCAATAATTAGGAGAGGACTGGAGCTTTTAAGTGATGATATAAAAG GTGTACCtgggaacaaaaaacagaaggCTAAGAAGATGCGGTCAGTGAACCAGGCAGGAGGACGAGGGGACGGAGTAATGGATCAGATCAGCTCCAACAGACAGGGCGTCACCAGGCAGGTTCGCAGGCTGCAGGGCAGGCTAGGATCAGGCAAGAGCAAGGCTACCGTCAAAGACAAGCGCATCAAGAGTGCAGTGG atgaGTTTAGGAAAAAACAGAAACGGAGCCAGCTGAGTAAAAACCTGAGATATTTCATGGGAGTGGCATACAAAGCAGAGCAGTCCCACACACAAAAG ATCCTGGTTCACAATGAAGGCCGACAGGCCCGGAATCGTCCGGACCGTCCTGTACGGAAGCAGAAGGAGGAGAGATCTCTGTTCACAGAGGAGCAGTTCCAGCAGTTCCAGAAGGAGTATTTTGGTAGAACTGTGGAAGATAAGAAGTAA
- the LOC133111528 gene encoding mitochondrial dynamics protein MID51-like has protein sequence MAGASGGGKGRKDDGGIGTAIDYVLSNAKVVLGVGGAAVLGIATLAVKRMYDRAISAPASPAKVEPAGQRSWEEPSWLGSSPRVLSSDMKASVSQSLQTLPTSSTASQPGCVRREKGRGAAVQEELLRARRRLSLQEQLCQFYRQRVSIPEEEQARARRAALDICAEFRLFLRAKLPDMPLREMYLSGSLYDDLQVVTADHAQLMVPLVLEKNLWSPVPGEDTIMKAPGFWLVRRENLEYFPRGSSYWDRCVVGGYLSPQAVLELFHRQVAGSMNWPAIGSVLDYVIRPAVPCERLGLEVQYEAERRLRLAFLPLLALEDGLLLVASPHRRPERHQSLWRQSVRAERTARLRALDREDGGCRCRCLKLAAAACKLDPALSRLSAGQLAAALLLLCRGPGDWGRDALAERFLQLLRALVGHLEAGRLPCALYPKIDLFCELTPEEVDELGYTLYCALSNPESLLRFS, from the exons ATGGCCGGTGCGAGTGGCGGGGGGAAGGGAAGGAAGGATGATGGCGGGATCGGCACCGCCATCGACTACGTGCTCTCTAACGCCAAGGTGGTGCTGGGGGTCGGAGGAGCAGCCGTGCTGGGCATCGCCACGCTGGCAGTCAAGAGA ATGTATGACCGTGCCATAAGTGCCCCCGCCAGCCCAGCCAAAGTGGAGCCGGCCGGGCAGAGGAGCTGGGAGGAGCCGAGCTGGCTGGGGTCCTCTCCGCGCGTCCTGAGCTCAGACATGAAGGCCTCCGTGAGCCAGTCTCTGCAGACCCTTCCCACGTCCAGCACTGCCTCCCAACCTG GTTGTGTGCGGCGGGAGAAGGGCCGGGGCGCGGCAGTGCAGGAGGAGCTGCTCCGTGCGCGGAGGCGTCTCTCCCTGCAGGAGCAGCTGTGCCAGTTTTACCGCCAGCGCGTCAGCATCCCGGAGGAGGAGCAGGCCCGCGCCCGCCGGGCCGCCCTGGACATCTGCGCCGAGTTCAGGCTCTTCCTGCGCGCCAAGCTGCCCGACATGCCCCTGAGGGAGATGTACCTGAGCGGGAGCCTCTACGAcgacctgcag GTGGTGACTGCAGACCACGCCCAGCTGATGGTGCCGCTGGTCCTGGAGAAGAACCTGTGGTCTCCGGTCCCGGGGGAGGACACCATCATGAAGGCGCCGGGCTTCTGGCTGGTGCGGAGGGAGAACCTGGAGTACTTCCCCCGGGGGAGCAGCTACTGGGACCGCTGCGTGGTGGGGGGGTACCTCTCCCCCCAGGCCGTGCTGGAGCTGTTCCACAGGCAGGTGGCCGGCTCCATGAACTGGCCGGCCATCGGGAGCGTGCTGGACTACGTGATCCGCCCGGCGGTGCCCTGCGagcgcctgggcctggaggtgCAGTACGAGGCCGAGAGACGCCTGCGCCTGGCCTTCCTCCCGCtgctggccctggaggacgggCTCCTGCTGGTGGCCTCGCCGCACCGCCGGCCGGAGCGGCACCAGAGCCTGTGGCGGCAGAGCGTCCGGGCGGAGCGGACCGCCAGGCTGCGGGCGCTGGACCGGGAGGACGGGGGCTGCCGCTGCCGCTGCCTGAAGCTGGCCGCGGCCGCGTGCAAGCTGGACCCCGCCCTGTCCCGCCTCAGCGCCGGGCAGCTCGCCgccgccctgctgctgctctgccgGGGCCCGGGGGACTGGGGCCGGGACGCGCTGGCCGAGCGCTTCCTGCAGCTGCTGCGCGCGCTGGTGGGACACCTGGAGGCCGGGAGGCTGCCCTGCGCCCTCTACCCCAAAATCGACCTGTTCTGCGAGCTCACTCCTGAGGAGGTGGACGAGCTGGGGTACACGCTCTACTGCGCCCTGTCCAATCCCGAGAGCCTCTTGAGGTTTTCCTGA